Part of the Woronichinia naegeliana WA131 genome, AAAAGCTGTAAAACGGTGTGAAACAAGAAAGCCAGTAAATTTAAGGTGAGCAAAAAGGTAGCAAGATGGTGGTCACCATGTCCAAAATTGTGTTCTAGATGGTAGCCCTGAGTCTTAAGAGTATTATGGTTCTCATTTTCGGTTTTCCAACGAGAGCGAGCGACACTGACTAACTCAACAATGTTATCGGCTTGGGGAAAAAGGTCGGTAATCCAATCGTTGTGAAAGAGAACCTGACCGGGTAATGTTTTAGACCTGTGGAGCACTTTTCTAGAACGTTGTCAGCGCACGAATTGCAATTGGTCTTATCCACAGATTCAGAACACTACCGACCAAATACTGGCTCCAATAAATCGATGACCCAAATCCCTAGAAAAAAGGAGGCCACAAGGCCCCCTGAATGCACAATGAAAGTAGATGAAAATTAAGCCAAAGCAGCCATTCTTACATCATTATGAGTCAGAATATTCTGCAACTCTTCTGCATCAACCGTTTCCTTTTCAACTAACATTTCTGCTATTTTGTCGAGCACGATACGATTGCTAACTAAAACATCCTTGGCCCGTTGATAAGCTTGATCCACTAAGGCACTGACTTCTTGATCGATCGCCGCCGCCGTTCGGTTGGAAAAATCACGATCTGAGGCAATATCTCGTCCCAGAAAAACGCCTCCCCCCTGTCGTCCCAAGGCCACTGGCCCCAACTTGTCACTCATCCCAAAACGAGTAATCATTTGGCGAGCAACCCGCGCTACCTGTTGCAGATCGTTAGAAGCTCCAGTGGTGACTTCCTCTTCCCCAAAGATGATTTCTTCAGCGACTCGACCCCCCAGGGCAACGGCCATTTGGTTTTGCAGATAGGAACGGGAATAGAGACCAGACTCCATGCGATCTTCACTAGGGGTAAACCAGGTTAAACCACCGGCACGACCACGAGGAATAATACTGATTTTTTGCACCGGATCATAGTCGGGCATTAAAGCCCCCACAAGGGCATGACCCGCTTCATGGTAGGCAACTAAGGTTTTGCGTTTTTCACTCATCACCCGATTTTTCTTCTCTGGCCCTGCCAAAACGCGGTCAATCGCATCATTGACTTCATCCATTGAGATTTCGGTCAGATTACGACGGGCCGCTAGGATAGCCGCTTCATTGAGTAGGTTAGATAAATCGGCTCCAGTAAAGCCAGGAGTACGACGGGCAATCTTATCTAAGTCCACATCCTTGGAGAGGGTTTTACCGCGAGAGTGAACATTAAGAATTTCCTTACGACCGGCATAATCAGGACGATCTACCACGACTTGGCGATCAAAACGGCCTGGACGAAGCAGGGCTGCATCTAAAACATCAGGACGGTTCGTTGCCGCCACAATGATAATGCCTGTATTCCCTTCAAAACCATCCATTTCCGTGAGTAACTGGTTCAAGGTTTGTTCCCGCTCATCGTTACCACCCCCTAGACCGGCTCCCCGTTGACGACCAACGGCATCAATTTCATCAATGAAGACGATACAGGGCGCACTAGCTTTCGCTTGTTCAAAGAGATCACGAACACGAGATGCACCAACCCCGACAAACATTTCCACAAATTCTGAACCAGAAATGGAGAAGAAAGGCACACCGGCCTCGCCGGCAACCGCTTTGGCTAATAAGGTTTTACCCGTTCCTGGTGGGCCCACTAATAATACCCCTTTAGGAATTTTGGCTCCGATCGCCGTAAACCGATCCGCATTTTTCAGGAAATCGACAACTTCGGTCAATTCTAATTTGGCCTGTTCAATACCAGCCACATCGCCAAAAGTTACTTGGGTTTGGGGTTCCATCTGCACTCTGGCTTTCGACTTACCAAAATTCATGGCTTGGGAACCGGGCCCACTCTGAGCACGACGCAAGAGGAAAAAGAGACCTACCAAAAGCAAAATGGGCAGGAAAAGACTGCTGGCGACCCTTAACCAAAAACTATCATCGCTCTGGGGTTGCACCGCAATATCCACATTATGTTTGGTGAGAATATTGATGAGATCCGGATCATTGGGAAGATTGACCAGAAAAGGCTGTCCACCACTGGGGTTAGGAACCTGGGCCTGGGTGCGATCCGCACTTAAATTGACCCGATCAACTTGGTTACTTTCAACTCGATGTATAAAATCGCTATAACTTAAAACCTCACGGCTTTGCGGTTGTCTATCTAAAAAGGCAGATGCTAGGGCCAAAACCACTATCAGCAATAGTGCATACAGACCAGCATTACGCCATTTTTTATTATTTTTGTTCACGCTATAGGTCTCCTAAAGACAGAAAAATAGGATGATGGCAGAGAAATCTGGTTAACCCAGGGTAAGGCAAATGATATTCTTGTTAACTTATGTTAACCTTTCTCAGAAACAATTGACTAGAGACGAGGAAATTTGTTAAGCATTCCTCCAGTGTAGCCAACAATAAGAAGCACAAAAGTTTTACCTAGACTCAAATCGTCTCTTCCTAAATATTCATGATCAATCCCAAGCAGTGGAAAACCCTTTATCGTCAAGTTCCCCAAGGATTGCAAACCGTCACCCAAACCTTAACCCAAACCTTAACCCAAACCTTAGATGTGGCTCTCTTGGGATGGGCTGCGATGGTCGGCATAATCACAGGTTTGATTGGTACTTTTTTTCAGATCTGGGTACATCAAATCCTGAATCAACGGGAACTCCTAGCGCGATCGCTGTCGGATCGGCCCTGGCTCTATTGGACAATTCCCTGTCTGATTTCGGCTGGTATGGTAACGCTGAGTTTCTGGTTAATGAGGAAATTCTCGCCTGATACGGGAGGCAGTGGCATTCCCCAAATAGAAGGCCGTTTAGAAGGAATCATGCTCTTCAATTGGCAACGGGTTTTGCCGATCAAGTTTTTTGGTGGATTGCTATCCCTGGGAGCGGGCATGGTTGGCGGTTTTGAAGGCCCGACGATTCAGATTGGCGGTAGTATCGGTCTAATGGTGGGTCAATGGTTTCGAGCCAATCAAGAGCAAGTCCGAGTTCTGATCGCATCGGGAGCCGCCGCCGGATTAACCGCGGCCTTTAACGCGCCTTTGGCCGGTATCGTTTTTATTACCGAGGAAGTTAAGCCGACTTTTCTCAATTGGGATGTGGCCTATCGCGCCATTGCGATCGCCTGCACCTTTGCCACCATTGTGGAGCGATCTTTGCGAGGTCAGGGATCTGTAATTAGTTTGACCAAATATGTACGAGTGCCTCTAGAAACCCTCTGGATTTTTGTTTTATTAGGTATCTTTTTTGGAATTTTAGGCTATTTATTTAACCACTATCTCTTTCGTGCTTTAGATTGGTTTAGTGGTCTGCCTAGTTTTCCCTATCGAGCAACTGGTTTATGGGTGGGGGGAACCATTGGCCTGTTGTCTTTGTTTTCTATTCCGATCACGGGAACCGGCGAAGCTGCCATTATGTGGGCCTTTAATAATGAAATTC contains:
- the ftsH3 gene encoding ATP-dependent zinc metalloprotease FtsH3, coding for MNKNNKKWRNAGLYALLLIVVLALASAFLDRQPQSREVLSYSDFIHRVESNQVDRVNLSADRTQAQVPNPSGGQPFLVNLPNDPDLINILTKHNVDIAVQPQSDDSFWLRVASSLFLPILLLVGLFFLLRRAQSGPGSQAMNFGKSKARVQMEPQTQVTFGDVAGIEQAKLELTEVVDFLKNADRFTAIGAKIPKGVLLVGPPGTGKTLLAKAVAGEAGVPFFSISGSEFVEMFVGVGASRVRDLFEQAKASAPCIVFIDEIDAVGRQRGAGLGGGNDEREQTLNQLLTEMDGFEGNTGIIIVAATNRPDVLDAALLRPGRFDRQVVVDRPDYAGRKEILNVHSRGKTLSKDVDLDKIARRTPGFTGADLSNLLNEAAILAARRNLTEISMDEVNDAIDRVLAGPEKKNRVMSEKRKTLVAYHEAGHALVGALMPDYDPVQKISIIPRGRAGGLTWFTPSEDRMESGLYSRSYLQNQMAVALGGRVAEEIIFGEEEVTTGASNDLQQVARVARQMITRFGMSDKLGPVALGRQGGGVFLGRDIASDRDFSNRTAAAIDQEVSALVDQAYQRAKDVLVSNRIVLDKIAEMLVEKETVDAEELQNILTHNDVRMAALA
- the clcA gene encoding H(+)/Cl(-) exchange transporter ClcA, whose protein sequence is MINPKQWKTLYRQVPQGLQTVTQTLTQTLTQTLDVALLGWAAMVGIITGLIGTFFQIWVHQILNQRELLARSLSDRPWLYWTIPCLISAGMVTLSFWLMRKFSPDTGGSGIPQIEGRLEGIMLFNWQRVLPIKFFGGLLSLGAGMVGGFEGPTIQIGGSIGLMVGQWFRANQEQVRVLIASGAAAGLTAAFNAPLAGIVFITEEVKPTFLNWDVAYRAIAIACTFATIVERSLRGQGSVISLTKYVRVPLETLWIFVLLGIFFGILGYLFNHYLFRALDWFSGLPSFPYRATGLWVGGTIGLLSLFSIPITGTGEAAIMWAFNNEIPSVILIFVFILRFFLTLFCYGSGAIGGIFAPMLAIATIASLGFAKEIHHFFPSQVPEPGVMALAGMGALVSATVRAPLTSILLTIEMTDNYFVILPLLITCLISSMVAQVLGGQPIYTVLLQRIIAKQAKLKPTVEIKDEENGHHDNDITENRSH